From one Nitrososphaerota archaeon genomic stretch:
- a CDS encoding YbjQ family protein: MSDFLIVTTPTVPGYRITKVFGIVSALTPRTRGVGGKIIAGFQSAFGGEVTAFTSELEKARIETISRVQERAEKMGANAVIGLDIETTDLGLQMGVVMISGTGTAVIIEPE; this comes from the coding sequence ATGTCAGACTTTCTAATAGTCACCACTCCAACTGTCCCCGGCTACAGGATCACGAAAGTTTTCGGCATCGTCAGCGCTCTGACCCCTAGAACCAGAGGTGTCGGAGGAAAAATAATCGCAGGCTTCCAAAGCGCCTTCGGCGGAGAGGTCACCGCATTCACATCTGAGCTGGAGAAAGCTAGAATAGAAACGATAAGCCGAGTGCAGGAAAGAGCTGAGAAGATGGGTGCCAACGCCGTAATAGGTCTCGACATTGAGACCACAGACCTCGGACTCCAGATGGGTGTCGTGATGATATCAGGCACAGGCACCGCGGTAATTATCGAGCCTGAATAG
- a CDS encoding CapA family protein, with the protein MTAVTLAFAGDVMLGRLVNRVLNFDGYRYVWGNTLDTLRRADIRIINLECVISDKGSKWTATPKVFYFRADPDAAFTLQTANIDFASNANNHSLDFQEEALLDMLNRLNQNGIAHVGAGQNLAAASKPAIMRKRDTKIGVAAFADHPPEWAATETKPGINYMPVDAGEQALKSVEQSVMSMRVAGADYVILSMHWGPNMREFPTEEFQMFARAVTDIGVDVFFGHSAHIFQGVEVHNGRLILYDTGDFVDDYAVDPDLRNDQSFLYLVTFEGGRI; encoded by the coding sequence ATGACCGCAGTAACCCTGGCCTTCGCAGGCGACGTGATGCTTGGCAGACTAGTAAACAGAGTCCTCAACTTCGACGGCTACAGATACGTCTGGGGCAACACGCTCGACACACTCAGAAGGGCAGATATACGAATCATCAATCTAGAATGCGTAATCTCAGACAAAGGAAGTAAATGGACTGCAACTCCAAAGGTCTTCTACTTCAGAGCCGATCCTGACGCCGCCTTCACACTGCAAACAGCCAACATCGACTTCGCATCAAACGCCAACAACCACTCCCTAGACTTCCAAGAAGAAGCGCTACTCGACATGCTCAACAGACTGAATCAAAACGGCATAGCGCACGTAGGCGCAGGACAAAACCTAGCAGCCGCCTCTAAACCCGCTATCATGCGAAAACGAGATACAAAAATCGGTGTCGCGGCGTTCGCAGACCACCCTCCAGAGTGGGCTGCTACCGAAACAAAGCCCGGCATCAACTACATGCCTGTGGATGCAGGTGAGCAGGCGTTAAAATCGGTGGAGCAGTCGGTAATGTCTATGCGGGTTGCTGGAGCCGACTATGTAATCCTCTCTATGCACTGGGGTCCAAATATGCGGGAGTTCCCGACTGAAGAGTTTCAGATGTTCGCTCGAGCTGTGACCGATATAGGTGTTGATGTCTTCTTCGGCCACAGCGCGCACATCTTTCAAGGGGTTGAGGTTCACAATGGGCGGCTGATTCTTTACGATACCGGCGACTTTGTGGACGACTACGCAGTTGATCCGGATCTCAGGAATGATCAGTCTTTTCTCTATCTGGTGACATTCGAAGGCGGTCGCATCTAG
- a CDS encoding Snf7 family protein, with amino-acid sequence MGDFAKSWHSDGKPVLSRVKDRVSPNDPLKPKIIEAERLIKVQMSHIDQALARIASRDAAIFQRVVSSLQKKDIQRAALYANELSEVRKLGKLVTQAKLALEQVVLRLDTIQDIGDAVTVISPVMSVVRSVGSDLTNIMPNAQGEIGEINNILSDILVNAGSLSGERQINTETSSEEADRILDEASSLAEERMRDLFPEVVNKPVQQKQREPLDI; translated from the coding sequence ATGGGCGATTTTGCCAAGAGTTGGCATAGCGACGGCAAGCCTGTATTGTCTAGGGTGAAGGATCGGGTTTCACCTAACGATCCTTTGAAGCCCAAGATTATAGAGGCTGAAAGGCTTATCAAAGTTCAGATGAGCCACATCGACCAAGCTCTTGCCAGAATCGCTAGTAGAGACGCGGCTATTTTTCAAAGGGTAGTTTCTTCGCTTCAGAAGAAGGATATTCAACGTGCTGCGCTCTACGCGAATGAACTTTCAGAGGTTAGGAAGCTCGGGAAACTCGTCACCCAAGCTAAACTTGCTCTTGAGCAGGTGGTTCTGAGGCTAGACACTATTCAGGATATCGGTGATGCAGTAACAGTCATTTCGCCGGTTATGTCGGTGGTTAGAAGCGTCGGTTCGGACCTCACCAACATAATGCCTAATGCTCAGGGTGAGATAGGTGAAATCAACAACATCCTCAGCGATATTCTTGTCAATGCTGGAAGCCTAAGCGGCGAAAGACAGATCAACACCGAGACAAGCAGCGAAGAGGCTGACAGGATACTGGACGAAGCCTCATCCCTTGCAGAGGAACGGATGAGAGACCTCTTCCCCGAGGTAGTCAACAAACCGGTACAGCAGAAGCAGCGCGAACCGTTAGACATCTAA
- a CDS encoding ABC transporter ATP-binding protein, with product MDAVKVESVSRSFGPVKAVQNLSLTVKEGEIKGLLGPNGSGKSTTMKMILGLLKPDSGNIKIYDLDVEEKPVVSRQLIGYVPESPYLYEYLTAAEYLDFVGVAYGIEPKVRQQRVEEIIRALQMEKNVNVVMSGFSQGMKQKIAITAALLHRPKILILDEPLNGLDPRSARIVKDLLNRLANEGVAILFSTHVLEIAEAICSNVTILNEGTVIAEGSMQDLRSQAGLSGSNLEDIFLKLTGGEDAAKIVEALKI from the coding sequence TTGGACGCGGTCAAGGTTGAATCGGTAAGCAGATCCTTCGGCCCGGTAAAGGCTGTGCAGAACCTTTCCCTAACCGTTAAGGAAGGCGAAATCAAAGGCCTTCTAGGCCCGAACGGCTCAGGCAAAAGCACAACAATGAAGATGATTCTGGGCCTGTTGAAACCAGACTCAGGCAACATCAAAATCTACGATCTAGATGTCGAGGAGAAACCTGTGGTCTCACGACAATTAATCGGCTACGTTCCCGAGTCACCCTATCTATACGAGTATCTAACAGCGGCTGAGTACCTTGACTTCGTCGGTGTCGCCTACGGAATCGAGCCTAAGGTCAGGCAGCAACGAGTCGAAGAGATCATCAGAGCTTTGCAGATGGAGAAAAACGTGAATGTTGTTATGAGCGGTTTTTCTCAAGGAATGAAGCAGAAGATAGCTATAACCGCCGCCCTGCTGCATAGACCGAAAATCCTCATCCTAGACGAGCCTCTGAACGGGCTTGACCCACGATCAGCGAGGATAGTGAAGGATCTTCTCAACCGGTTGGCGAACGAAGGCGTCGCCATTCTATTCAGCACACACGTGCTTGAAATCGCTGAGGCAATATGCAGCAACGTAACGATTCTGAACGAAGGCACCGTTATAGCGGAAGGCTCAATGCAGGACCTCAGGTCACAGGCAGGCCTCTCCGGCTCAAACCTTGAAGACATCTTCCTCAAGTTAACCGGAGGAGAAGACGCCGCTAAGATCGTTGAGGCCCTCAAAATATGA
- a CDS encoding MBL fold metallo-hydrolase: MAITFTPLCSESLGVRSLCVFVETPDTRILLDAGVSLGQRFGLTPHPLEYEALRDSREKIRRYAEKADAVTISHYHFDHYTATWSNLEAKWTWSSKAEAEKIYSGKTVYAKDYRSHINSSQRQRGYIFSKIASDFTSTITYSDSQTYRTGGTEITFTEPLAHGEEGGQLGFIIGVEITSGDETVAFYPDVQGPVSEHSLNRILAKKPSTLIIGGPPLYLAGWQIDEKTLTQGLENLKVIAEKIPLTLLDHHILRNEKGLEETHRLAEVAEKNGNRLRTFAEHLGLENRLLEAKRRRMFEENPPTPEFRKWMNLGRLHQDSTPPL, from the coding sequence TTGGCGATCACATTTACTCCTTTATGCAGCGAGTCCCTAGGCGTGAGGTCTCTCTGCGTCTTTGTTGAGACCCCGGACACCCGGATTCTGCTTGACGCCGGCGTATCTCTGGGTCAAAGGTTCGGTTTGACTCCTCACCCCCTGGAGTACGAAGCTCTCAGGGACTCTCGGGAGAAGATCCGCCGCTACGCTGAAAAGGCTGACGCCGTCACAATCTCCCACTACCACTTCGACCATTACACCGCTACTTGGAGCAACCTAGAAGCCAAATGGACTTGGAGCAGCAAAGCCGAGGCTGAGAAGATTTACAGCGGCAAAACCGTGTACGCCAAAGATTACAGGAGCCACATCAACTCAAGTCAACGTCAACGCGGATACATCTTCAGCAAAATCGCCTCAGACTTCACCTCAACAATAACCTACTCAGACTCCCAAACCTACCGTACAGGAGGAACCGAAATCACCTTCACCGAACCCCTCGCCCACGGTGAAGAAGGCGGCCAACTAGGATTCATCATCGGGGTCGAAATCACATCAGGAGACGAAACAGTAGCCTTCTACCCAGACGTGCAGGGCCCGGTGTCCGAGCACAGCCTAAACCGGATACTCGCAAAGAAACCATCCACCCTAATCATCGGGGGACCTCCGCTCTACCTCGCAGGCTGGCAGATAGACGAGAAAACCCTCACGCAGGGGCTTGAGAATCTAAAAGTTATTGCCGAAAAGATACCGCTTACTCTGCTTGACCACCACATACTTAGAAACGAGAAGGGCCTCGAAGAGACTCACCGCTTAGCTGAAGTAGCTGAGAAGAACGGAAACCGCCTCCGCACCTTCGCGGAGCATCTTGGGCTTGAGAACAGGCTTCTAGAGGCTAAACGTCGTCGGATGTTTGAAGAGAACCCTCCAACCCCGGAATTTCGGAAGTGGATGAATCTTGGTCGTCTTCATCAAGACTCCACTCCTCCTCTTTAG
- a CDS encoding arcadin 1, whose protein sequence is MVLVKVLRISSFTDPETGKAGKQIELVEARQRQGMPFIGVPGIGAGSEEAKLVKNIVDQFRSMGVFPAGRELTLPKLTLFLTETEYDMLGIRFEVNDVYDLIMKDGAFMMKKTTEGI, encoded by the coding sequence ATGGTTCTTGTTAAGGTTCTGAGGATAAGCAGTTTTACGGATCCGGAGACTGGGAAGGCTGGTAAGCAGATTGAGCTTGTTGAGGCGAGGCAGCGTCAGGGTATGCCTTTCATCGGTGTTCCCGGTATTGGGGCTGGGAGTGAAGAGGCTAAGCTGGTTAAGAATATCGTGGATCAGTTCAGGTCCATGGGTGTTTTCCCCGCCGGTAGGGAGTTGACGCTTCCCAAGTTGACTCTCTTCCTCACAGAGACCGAGTATGATATGCTGGGAATTAGGTTTGAAGTTAACGATGTTTACGATCTCATCATGAAGGACGGTGCCTTCATGATGAAGAAGACTACTGAAGGCATCTAA
- a CDS encoding S53 family peptidase — MSKVKRGVHYLTNKLPMHGLLLALLIIPLPIGAINEQSPQFTPLYSQPALTDATPVGLLDPGAEVTLLLTLRPRYPDLLNSFVKDLSDPNSPNYRRYLTPSEFSERFSPSAESYQDLAGFFEAANLTVTRYDNRLVLTVKGGVSQFERLLGVEFRLYLNSNNETVYSVISSPKLPYRFAPLVYGVAGLNNATVMRAPHQFAPMGQAGQPPFNPQQIRSAYGVTSLLDRDVDGSGQNITIVVAYGSPTLSSDLTVFANQYSVKRTHGTIYYPSGQPRTQNSGWAKETTLDVTWASVMAPGATINVVVSPTPDQTLWGAVNYAVSKNLGKIISLSWGDNESPDDEMYEPILQQAVAQGISVFVSSGDCGAFATTSAGCSQTQRIVSYPASSPNVIAVGGTTLTLDSQNRYQSETAWSKSGGGVSNIFSRPWWQQGNGLPASTLRSIPDISMVGDPKTGVPIYVSGQWISSMGGTSLSAPLAAGAYALANNLIGSRLTNSSASNPNLGFAAPLIYTFARSSNYSSIIHDTVSGSNGYYQTGQGWDSVTGWGSLNVDPLSVGFASQLKRVSITSPTTGATAIPITVDGVSYTVPTTLWFVSGSAHTFGTKQVVTGSNGTRYLFSDWTGSISTSEPEKLIQITGNTSLILNYKAQYLLSVTGAAGELGGWFDAGATAQIQVPVSKDLVAGASRQNLISWQQDGKATSVQRAGAGNITSKIVMNTSHTVTFNYVPQYYLKITGGYNTKSSNSQTNDGWFDAGSTAKASSDYVWNVSSGESRSNLVSLQQDGGAIIPVTGRSSSGTFTTPDVVMDKTHTIQFNGVTQYYLTVSGGSDIRYSAGSPTGDDWFDKGTDMQILSSYTWGEKPNQSRQNLITYTLDGQTGSLPREANGSAGPTVIFNNHHTLTFNSVTQYPLTIIGGSNTAATGSKTRDNWFDDGAGTKAETDYTSSNTAAAAGAAKERKNLISWKLEDEATTNPVSRSPTGRFATPLIVMNKPRTVTFNTITQYPVKITGGGNTKFSSASPTQDEWFDSGQSTSVITDQVWNVAKGRSRNQLVAWQLDKSEKTNIERSQSGQFTTPAVKIDASRTITFLDITQYWLAVDPSGGSVDKASQWLDKGSTVTITATSPSTVIANRSRLLFTGWSGSDPASNTSISVTMDTFKSYAANWKPQYYVQVITPIGSATGEGWYNSGSVATVKITPTTQGILIQQAFAGWTGSLTSKDPEAKLVVNSSAVITAEWSTDYTQLILALTTAGIAGTGALLAFRKRKPDGGAVSLSSTLQQTP, encoded by the coding sequence GTGAGTAAGGTGAAACGCGGCGTCCACTACTTGACGAATAAGCTCCCCATGCACGGCCTTCTTCTGGCACTGCTAATCATTCCTCTGCCGATTGGCGCAATTAACGAGCAGTCTCCACAGTTCACTCCCCTCTACTCGCAACCTGCTCTAACAGACGCGACGCCAGTAGGGCTGCTTGACCCGGGTGCCGAAGTAACGCTGCTGCTAACATTGCGACCCCGGTATCCAGATCTCCTCAACTCCTTTGTGAAAGATCTGTCAGACCCCAATTCACCGAACTACCGGCGATACCTAACCCCGTCGGAGTTTTCGGAGCGCTTCTCCCCCTCAGCCGAGTCGTACCAGGATCTCGCCGGCTTCTTCGAAGCCGCGAACCTAACTGTCACCAGATATGATAACAGGTTGGTGCTGACAGTTAAAGGCGGAGTTAGCCAGTTCGAGCGGTTGCTGGGAGTCGAGTTCCGGCTTTATCTGAATAGTAATAATGAAACAGTTTACTCTGTCATCAGTTCTCCTAAGCTGCCGTACCGCTTCGCCCCGCTGGTTTACGGGGTGGCTGGGCTCAACAACGCCACCGTGATGAGGGCACCTCACCAGTTTGCTCCGATGGGTCAGGCCGGTCAACCGCCGTTTAACCCTCAGCAGATACGTTCAGCTTACGGTGTTACCTCTTTGCTCGACAGGGACGTTGATGGATCAGGTCAAAACATCACGATTGTCGTCGCATACGGTAGCCCAACCCTGTCAAGCGATCTCACCGTCTTCGCCAATCAATACTCCGTCAAGAGAACGCATGGCACCATCTACTATCCTTCAGGGCAGCCTAGAACCCAGAACTCAGGATGGGCGAAGGAGACTACTCTAGATGTCACTTGGGCCAGTGTAATGGCCCCTGGAGCCACAATCAACGTGGTTGTAAGCCCAACCCCTGATCAGACCCTTTGGGGCGCAGTCAACTATGCTGTCAGCAAGAACCTTGGGAAAATAATCTCTCTAAGCTGGGGTGACAACGAAAGCCCAGACGACGAAATGTATGAGCCTATTCTTCAGCAGGCTGTGGCTCAAGGCATATCGGTATTCGTCAGCTCAGGAGACTGCGGCGCCTTCGCAACAACATCCGCAGGCTGCAGCCAAACCCAGCGCATAGTCTCCTACCCCGCATCATCACCCAACGTCATCGCGGTAGGCGGCACCACCTTGACTCTAGACTCACAAAACAGGTATCAAAGCGAAACAGCTTGGAGCAAAAGCGGAGGCGGCGTTAGCAACATCTTCAGCAGACCATGGTGGCAGCAGGGAAACGGCCTTCCAGCCAGCACCCTGCGCAGCATACCAGACATATCAATGGTCGGGGATCCTAAAACCGGCGTACCGATCTATGTGAGTGGGCAGTGGATTAGTAGCATGGGCGGCACATCGCTCTCCGCCCCTCTGGCGGCAGGCGCCTACGCTTTAGCGAACAACCTAATAGGCAGCAGACTAACAAACAGCTCAGCAAGCAACCCTAACCTAGGCTTCGCAGCACCCCTGATTTACACGTTTGCACGATCATCAAACTACAGCTCAATTATCCACGATACAGTTTCAGGATCTAATGGTTACTACCAGACCGGGCAGGGATGGGACTCTGTTACAGGCTGGGGTTCCCTTAATGTTGATCCGTTATCCGTAGGTTTCGCAAGTCAGTTGAAACGGGTATCTATCACCTCTCCCACAACAGGAGCAACCGCTATCCCGATCACCGTTGACGGTGTATCATACACTGTTCCCACAACCCTTTGGTTCGTTTCAGGGAGCGCACATACCTTTGGAACCAAACAGGTGGTGACAGGCAGCAACGGAACACGCTACTTGTTCAGCGACTGGACCGGTTCGATCAGTACCTCTGAACCTGAAAAACTGATTCAAATCACAGGCAACACCTCCCTGATCTTGAACTACAAAGCCCAGTATCTTCTCTCCGTTACCGGAGCGGCCGGAGAACTAGGCGGCTGGTTTGACGCCGGAGCCACAGCCCAGATACAGGTACCTGTCTCGAAGGATTTGGTTGCAGGAGCATCTAGACAGAACCTGATCTCATGGCAGCAGGACGGAAAGGCGACATCTGTCCAGAGAGCCGGAGCAGGAAACATCACCTCGAAAATAGTGATGAACACCTCTCACACAGTAACCTTCAACTACGTTCCGCAATACTATCTGAAGATAACCGGTGGATATAACACCAAATCCTCGAACTCACAGACAAATGACGGCTGGTTCGACGCTGGATCAACCGCCAAAGCCAGCTCCGATTACGTTTGGAACGTTTCATCAGGGGAGTCAAGATCAAACCTTGTGTCTCTGCAGCAGGACGGGGGAGCCATTATACCGGTTACGGGAAGAAGTAGCAGCGGCACCTTCACAACCCCGGATGTTGTTATGGATAAGACTCATACGATTCAGTTTAACGGGGTAACTCAGTACTACCTCACCGTTTCAGGAGGCTCAGACATAAGATACTCAGCGGGCTCACCCACAGGGGACGACTGGTTCGACAAAGGAACCGACATGCAAATCCTGAGCAGCTACACATGGGGAGAGAAACCCAACCAGTCAAGACAGAACCTCATCACATACACCTTGGATGGACAGACAGGAAGCCTCCCGAGAGAAGCCAACGGGTCAGCCGGACCAACCGTCATCTTCAACAACCACCATACTCTCACATTCAACTCAGTCACACAGTATCCTCTCACAATCATCGGGGGAAGCAACACCGCCGCCACAGGCTCCAAAACTAGGGACAACTGGTTCGACGACGGAGCAGGCACTAAAGCAGAAACAGACTACACATCCTCCAACACCGCCGCAGCAGCCGGAGCAGCGAAAGAACGAAAGAACCTAATCAGCTGGAAGCTCGAAGATGAAGCAACAACTAACCCTGTTTCACGCTCACCTACAGGAAGATTCGCCACCCCACTCATCGTAATGAACAAGCCTCGAACCGTAACCTTCAACACAATCACCCAGTACCCGGTGAAAATAACTGGAGGAGGCAACACCAAGTTCAGCAGCGCCTCACCCACCCAAGATGAATGGTTCGACTCCGGCCAGTCAACAAGCGTGATTACAGATCAAGTCTGGAATGTAGCTAAAGGAAGATCAAGGAACCAGCTCGTCGCATGGCAACTGGACAAAAGCGAAAAAACAAACATCGAAAGATCACAATCAGGTCAATTCACTACTCCAGCAGTAAAGATTGATGCAAGCCGTACCATTACATTCCTAGACATAACCCAGTATTGGCTAGCCGTCGACCCGTCTGGAGGAAGCGTAGACAAAGCCTCTCAGTGGCTCGACAAAGGCAGCACCGTAACAATTACCGCAACCTCACCTTCAACCGTCATCGCCAACAGATCCAGACTACTATTCACAGGCTGGAGCGGCTCAGACCCCGCATCCAACACATCCATTTCGGTCACGATGGACACCTTCAAAAGCTACGCAGCCAACTGGAAACCTCAATACTACGTTCAAGTAATCACACCGATAGGCAGTGCAACCGGTGAAGGCTGGTACAACTCAGGCTCAGTCGCCACAGTAAAGATAACACCAACAACTCAGGGCATCCTGATCCAGCAGGCCTTCGCCGGCTGGACCGGCAGCCTAACCTCGAAAGACCCTGAAGCAAAACTGGTGGTGAACTCCTCCGCAGTCATAACCGCGGAGTGGAGCACCGACTACACACAGCTCATCTTGGCATTAACCACAGCCGGCATTGCGGGAACCGGCGCGCTCCTCGCCTTCAGAAAGAGGAAACCTGATGGAGGCGCAGTGAGCCTAAGCAGTACGCTGCAGCAAACACCGTAA
- a CDS encoding DUF362 domain-containing protein, which translates to MSEKVKVVAFKGEDKIELLDKTLDESGFLENLNSKHASSGKSKTDFSVVIKPNLMMFTHKEDPVATYTDPELIEHLVDLIRKQGFKNLKMVESQNCYGNWYLHREVLHVAQVAGFKPKAHGYEIVDMTENSVPHQYNGRWLNGKDDIIGKAWRDADYRISFAKNKTHIEDYYTLTLKNIYGTNPMQDKMYEYHAKREWYGVTFDMLKAFHPDFGIIDAFYSSDGPLGFKGTFTPKPTKMMLASPSSIAVDIVGSKMMGLDPKASVLMRLCLEEWKEPKIDFTGNVDSDYKHPGWLNVIPRANNLPYINALAASFTFRQMAERTPELLEILTQGIATIFEEDYLAFSIGGILTSGISGDEMDPAFPMKRWDELSTYIQNQTLKNIQDLLSDYKRQQSIRWEIGEFFHSLTTFFKRRSLSKQIDEAFKNWEKSFQ; encoded by the coding sequence TTGTCTGAAAAGGTAAAGGTTGTAGCGTTTAAAGGCGAGGATAAGATTGAGCTGCTAGACAAAACGCTTGATGAAAGCGGTTTCCTTGAGAATCTAAACTCCAAACATGCCTCCTCCGGGAAAAGCAAAACCGACTTCTCAGTAGTGATCAAACCCAACCTAATGATGTTTACCCACAAGGAAGACCCTGTTGCAACCTACACTGACCCGGAGCTTATTGAGCATCTAGTAGACTTGATTCGTAAACAAGGCTTCAAGAATCTTAAGATGGTGGAGTCTCAAAACTGCTACGGCAACTGGTATCTCCACCGAGAAGTTCTTCACGTAGCTCAGGTAGCCGGCTTCAAACCTAAAGCTCACGGATACGAAATCGTAGATATGACTGAAAACAGTGTTCCCCATCAATACAATGGAAGATGGTTAAACGGCAAGGACGACATCATAGGAAAAGCTTGGAGGGACGCTGACTACAGAATATCCTTCGCGAAGAATAAGACACACATCGAAGACTACTACACCCTTACTCTGAAGAACATCTATGGCACAAACCCGATGCAGGACAAAATGTACGAGTACCACGCTAAGAGAGAATGGTATGGAGTCACCTTCGACATGTTAAAGGCCTTCCACCCAGACTTCGGAATCATCGATGCCTTTTACAGCTCAGACGGCCCCTTAGGGTTCAAAGGAACCTTCACTCCAAAACCCACGAAGATGATGCTTGCCTCACCCAGCTCAATCGCAGTCGACATAGTCGGGTCAAAAATGATGGGGCTCGATCCTAAAGCCAGCGTCTTGATGAGGCTTTGCCTCGAAGAGTGGAAAGAACCTAAAATCGATTTTACAGGTAACGTGGACTCAGACTACAAGCATCCCGGCTGGTTGAACGTTATTCCACGCGCAAACAACCTTCCGTACATAAATGCGTTGGCAGCTAGCTTCACTTTTCGTCAGATGGCCGAGAGAACACCTGAGCTGCTTGAAATATTGACACAGGGAATAGCAACTATCTTTGAAGAAGATTATCTCGCGTTCAGCATAGGCGGCATCCTCACCAGCGGAATATCAGGTGATGAAATGGATCCAGCGTTCCCCATGAAAAGATGGGACGAGCTCAGCACATACATCCAGAATCAAACATTGAAGAACATTCAAGATCTACTATCAGATTACAAGAGACAGCAAAGCATCAGATGGGAGATAGGAGAATTCTTCCACTCACTAACAACATTCTTCAAAAGAAGATCCCTATCCAAACAAATCGACGAAGCCTTCAAGAACTGGGAAAAATCATTCCAGTAA
- a CDS encoding transthyretin-like family protein, whose translation MSFIVKGKILSKDGKPAPGLSVEAYDEDLFIDDHLGSSTTDSKGAFEIKFQAGAFRSFFDREAKPDIYLKIGTADGKVIHTTEVRHEAGTTEVFNIKLDSKGKPQSPIVRACSPEQPMYCSTSRMNEMFESPSLPLKTLANSGKRSMNIADGTIYDDTHWKGFYPVDNLLPPWIFQSGFYKKFTAKGRSITGVTTAFDEIVAAKNVPKPIDPNDSSKGVLLEYTEPQYSMFYDHLKILSDNVVVGKAYVGRYPLGVPLLTFAMTRKYNFDFMTAKDHQELFQKHGKVPDTNKVLGEWEGRMVSNTCLTPPLFRFKYVKDGHGKITCQYIFMYLMRGNSRIEFTQKQMLMFDFTNFHDEIRMVSDDFMVGKYLPEEQEILNLLGDRSLGLIHFEKTPKGTRPCIYYSITRA comes from the coding sequence ATGTCATTTATAGTAAAAGGTAAAATTTTATCTAAAGATGGAAAACCAGCTCCCGGATTATCAGTTGAGGCCTACGATGAAGATTTGTTTATTGATGACCACCTAGGCTCATCAACCACTGACAGCAAAGGCGCGTTTGAGATCAAGTTCCAGGCAGGCGCATTCCGAAGCTTCTTTGATAGAGAAGCTAAGCCTGACATATACCTGAAGATCGGCACCGCCGACGGCAAAGTAATCCACACTACAGAGGTTCGACATGAGGCGGGGACAACTGAAGTGTTCAATATTAAGCTCGACAGCAAAGGGAAACCTCAATCACCGATAGTAAGAGCCTGTTCACCTGAGCAACCGATGTACTGCTCCACAAGCAGAATGAATGAGATGTTTGAATCGCCAAGCCTCCCCTTGAAGACGCTGGCAAACTCAGGGAAGAGATCCATGAACATAGCCGACGGAACAATCTATGATGATACGCACTGGAAAGGCTTCTACCCAGTCGACAACCTGTTGCCTCCATGGATCTTCCAGAGCGGATTCTACAAAAAGTTCACCGCCAAAGGCCGCAGCATAACTGGGGTGACTACCGCCTTCGATGAAATAGTGGCCGCCAAAAACGTCCCGAAGCCGATTGACCCGAATGACTCATCAAAGGGGGTTCTTCTCGAATACACTGAGCCGCAATACAGCATGTTTTACGATCACCTCAAAATACTCAGCGACAACGTGGTTGTAGGAAAAGCATACGTGGGCAGATACCCTCTTGGAGTTCCTCTCCTAACCTTTGCAATGACCCGGAAATACAACTTCGACTTCATGACCGCAAAAGACCACCAGGAACTCTTTCAGAAACACGGGAAGGTCCCAGACACCAACAAGGTGTTAGGTGAATGGGAGGGACGAATGGTCTCAAACACCTGCCTAACCCCACCCCTCTTCAGATTCAAATACGTTAAAGACGGCCACGGCAAAATAACCTGCCAATACATCTTCATGTATCTGATGAGAGGAAACTCAAGAATCGAGTTCACTCAAAAACAGATGTTGATGTTCGACTTCACCAACTTCCACGACGAAATCAGAATGGTGAGTGACGACTTTATGGTAGGCAAATACCTCCCAGAAGAACAGGAGATACTGAACCTGCTCGGAGACAGATCGCTCGGGCTTATACACTTCGAGAAAACACCTAAAGGAACAAGGCCCTGCATCTACTACTCAATCACAAGAGCGTAG